One stretch of Acanthochromis polyacanthus isolate Apoly-LR-REF ecotype Palm Island chromosome 16, KAUST_Apoly_ChrSc, whole genome shotgun sequence DNA includes these proteins:
- the wtap gene encoding pre-mRNA-splicing regulator WTAP has protein sequence MTNEEPLPKKVRLSESDMKTLTREELCTRWKQHEAYMQVLEAKYAELCSNDVPGLKESEEKLKQQQQESARRENILVMRLATKEQEMQECTTQIQYLKQVQQPSAAQLRSSMVDPAINLFFLKMKAELEQTKDKLEQAQNELSAWKFTPDSQTGKKLMAKCRMLIQENQELGRQLSQGRIAQLEAELALQKKYSEELKSSQDELNDFIIQLDEEVEGMQSTILVLQQQLKDTRQLLSQSQGALGGAGPSRTSPAASSAEPSAQPEQTSAPSEPMGKDYGRVSNGPSNGNSSQRSETTTPSLYREVSSTEEDFPMSPMVSSPGEAETKLSNHSEEAPGSQTAAGRVGGPVGFGSQLSAGYESVDSPTGSETSLTQHSNDTDSTTDPHEDKAALVTKGTRTAGSRHAQNGLDSGTSDSAVL, from the exons ATGACCAACGAGGAGCCTCTACCCAAGAAG GTTCGCCTCAGTGAATCTGACATGAAGACCCTGACCAGAGAAGAGCTGTGTACGAG GTGGAAGCAGCATGAAGCGTACATGCAGGTCCTGGAGGCAAAATATGCAGAGCTTTGTT CCAACGATGTACCAGGGCTGAAGGAGTCGGAGGAGAAgctcaagcagcagcagcaggagtctGCACGCCGGGAGAACATCTTGGTCATGCGACTTGCCACCAAGGAGCAGGAGATGCAAGAGTGCACA ACCCAGATCCAGTACCTCAAGCAAGTCCAGCAGCCGAGTGCGGCCCAACTGCGGTCGTCCATGGTGGATCCGGCCATCAACTTGTTTTTCCTCAAAATGAAGGCTGAACTGGAACAGACTAAAGACAAACTGGAGCAGGCCCAAAATGAACTGAGTGCCTGGAAATTTACACCTGATAG CCAAACGGGGAAGAAACTGATGGCCAAGTGTCGAATGCTGATCCAAGAGAACCAGGAGTTGGGTCGGCAGCTGTCCCAGGGACGCATCGCCCAGCTGGAGGCTGAGCTGGCCCTGCAAAAGAAGTACAGTGAGGAGCTCAAGAGCAGCCAAGACG AGTTGAATGACTTTATCATCCAGCTAGACGAGGAGGTAGAGGGGATGCAGAGCACCATCCTcgtcctgcagcagcagctaaaaGACACCCGTCAGCTGCTCTCCCAGTCTCAGGGGGCTTTGGGTGGAGCAGGACCCAGCAGAACTTCACCCGCTGCTTCATCTGCTGAACCCTCCGCTCAGCCCGAGCAGACCAGCGCGCCCTCCGAACCAATGGGCAAAGACTACGGGAGGGTCTCCAACGGCCCAAGCAACGGCAACTCATCCCAGAGGAGCGAGACCACTACACCCAGCCTGTACCGGGAGGTGAGCAGCACCGAGGAAGACTTTCCCATGTCCCCGATGGTCTCCAGCCCCGGCGAAGCTGAGACCAAACTGTCCAACCACTCAGAGGAGGCTCCAGGGAGTCAGACTGCTGCAGGGAGAGTTGGAGGACCCGTGGGTTTCGGGAGCCAGCTGAGTGCAGGGTATGAGAGCGTGGACTCTCCGACAGGCAGCGAGACGTCATTGACTCAGCACTCGAATGACACGGACTCCACCACCGACCCCCACGAGGACAAGGCTGCCCTGGTAACCAAGGGCACCAGGACTGCAGGGTCACGGCACGCTCAGAACGGCCTGGACTCCGGGACGAGCGACAGCGCGGTTTTGTAA
- the sod2 gene encoding superoxide dismutase [Mn], mitochondrial, with translation MLCRAGQIRRCAASLSQTINQVAASRQKHTLPDLPYDYGALEPHINAEIMQLHHSKHHATYVNNLNVTEEKYKEALAKGDVTAQIALQPALKFNGGGHINHSIFWTNLSPNGGGEPQGELMEAIKRDFGSFQKMQEKMSAAAVAVQGSGWGWLGYEKESGRLRIAACANQDPLQGTTGLIPLLGIDVWEHAYYLQYKNVRPDYVKAIWNIINWENVTERLQTAKK, from the exons ATGCTGTGCAGAGCGGGGCAAATACGCAG GTGTGCAGCCAGCCTCAGCCAAACTATAAACCAGGTAGCTGCATCGAGGCAGAAGCACACTCTTCCTGACCTGCCCTACGACTATGGCGCGCTGGAGCCCCACATCAATGCAGAGATAATGCAGCTGCACCACAGCAAGCATCACGCCACATATGTCAACAACCTAAACGTTACAGAGGAGAAATATAAGGAGGCACTCGCAAAGG GAGATGTGACAGCACAGATTGCTCTCCAGCCTGCACTGAAGTTCAATGGAGGAGGTCACATTAACCACTCTATCTTCTGGACTAACCTCTCTCCGAATGGTGGAGGAGAACCACAAG GGGAGCTAATGGAGGCCATCAAGCGGGACTTTGGCTCCTTCCAGAAGATGCAAGAGAAgatgtctgctgctgcagtggCAGTGCAGGGCTCAGGCTGGGGATGGCTGGGTTATGAGAAGGAGAGTGGAAGACTTCGCATTGCTGCTTGTGCTAACCAGGATCCTCTGCAAGGGACAACAG GTCTCATTCCTCTCCTTGGTATCGATGTGTGGGAGCACGCCTACTACCTTCAGTACAAGAATGTGCGGCCTGACTATGTTAAGGCTATCTGGAATATAATCAACTGGGAAAATGTGACCGAGCGTCTCCAGACTGCCAAAAAGTAG